A region of the Lachancea thermotolerans CBS 6340 chromosome E complete sequence genome:
ACGGCAAAGACGACGCAGccaacattttgaagccagcACTTTCTAGAGGCCATTTGAAGGTTATCGGCGCTACCACTAACAACGAATATAGATCAATTGTGGAGAAGGATGGCGCGTTCGAAAGGCGTTTCCAGAAGATAGACGTCCAGGAGCCAACGACGAGACAGACTGTGGCCATATTGAGAGGCCTTCAGCAAAAGTACGAGATTCACCATGGTGTGAGAATTCTTGACAGCGCTTTGGTTACAGCTTCGCAACTTGCCAAGAGATATCTTCCTTACAGAAGACTTCCTGACTCAGCTCTGGATCTAGTCGACATATCTTGCGCCGGTGTTGCTGTAGCTAGAGACTCTAAACCAGAAGAGCTTGACTCTAAGGAGCGTGCACTACAACTATTGCAAGTCGAAATAAAggctcttgaaagagatgaagaggctgaCCCAACCACCAAGGAAAGGTTGCAACAAGCCAGACAAAGGGAAGCATCTTtgcaagaagaacttgagccTTTAAGACAACGCTACAACGAGGAAAGAAAAGGCCATGAAGAATTAACCAAGGCTAAGAAGAAGttagaagagcttgagaacAAGGCCGCAGATGCTGAACGTCGCTACGACACTGCAACTGCTGCCGACTTGAGATACTTCGCCATCCCAGATCTGAAGAATCAAATCGAGGTTCTTGAGAAccaagttttggaagaagaaagccGTGCCGGATCTGGAGCAATGGTCCAGAACGTGGTCGACAGCGACACAATTGCTGAAACGGCCGCTAGATTGACCGGTATCCCAGTGAACAAGCTTACCGAGTCGGAGAACGAGAAACTCATCCACATGGAAAGAGAGCTTTCTTCGGAGGTGGTCGGCCAGTCTGAGGCTATCAAGGCCGTGTCGAATGCGGTGAGATTGTCGAGGTCCGGTCTGTCCAACCCAAGACAGCCTGCTTCCTTCCTTTTCCTGGGTCTCTCAGGCTCTGGTAAGACCGAGCTGGCCAAGAGAATCGCCGCGTTTTTGTTCAACGACTCAGACGCGATGATCCGTGTGGACTGTTCGGAGTTAAGCGAGAAATACTCCGTTTCCAAGCTGCTGGGTACCACGGCGGGATACGTTGGCTACGAGGAGGGTGGCTTCCTGACAAACCAGTTGCAGCGCAGACCTTACTCGGTGCTGTTGTTCGACGAGGTCGAGAAGGCTCACCCTGACGTGCTGACCGTGATGCTGCAAATGCTGGATGACGGTAGACTGACTTCTGGCCAGGGCAAGACCATCGACTGCTCAAACTGTATCATCATCATGACTTCGAACCTTGGTGCAACTTTCATCAGTTCGCAGTCGGGCTCTCGCATCGAGGAGTCCACCAAGAACCTTGTCATGGGCGCTGTGAAGCAGCACTTCAGACCCGAATTCCTGAACAGAATCTCGAGCATAGTGGTGTTCAACAAGCTATCGCCAAAGGCCATCCATAGAATTGTGGATATCCGGctcaaagagattgagGACCGGTTCGAGGAGAACGACAAGCACTACAAGCTGGACCTCACGCCGGAGGCCAAGAACTACCTGGCCAGAAACGGCTACTCCGAGGACATGGGTGCTCGGCCTTTGAACCGTCTCATTCAGAACGAGATCCTGAACCGCATGGCAATGCGTATCCTAAAGGGCCAAATCAAGGACAAAGAAACAGTCAGGGTCGTACTTAAGCACAACGAGAATCCCGACATGGAAGAGCCGGACCAGTTAGACGTTCTTCCCAACCATCAGAGCTCAGACGCTGATATGGACGTTGACAATGACTGGGACGAAGATCTCGACGACAGCGTGACTGACGCCACGCCCCTAGACTAATTCAAACAACTCGGTGTGCCCGCGGAACTTGCATTCGCTGCACCTATATAGAATATATTGTAATGATCAAGTAATA
Encoded here:
- the HSP104 gene encoding chaperone ATPase HSP104 (highly similar to uniprot|P31539 Saccharomyces cerevisiae YLL026W HSP104 Heat shock protein that cooperates with Ydj1p (Hsp40) and Ssa1p (Hsp70) to refold and reactivate previously denatured aggregated proteins responsive to stresses including: heat ethanol and sodium arsenite involved in [PSI ] propagation), which translates into the protein MNDETQFTERALTILTLAQKLAQDHQHAQLQPVHILGAFVETPEDGSIPYLQNLIEKARYDYDTFRRTVNKHVVRIPQQNPAPAQVTPSYATGQVLQEAMKIQKQQKDSFVAQDHILFALFKDSTIQQIFKEAQVDVEAVKQQALELRGNQKIDSRGADTSSSLEYLSKYAIDMTEQARMGKLDPVIGREEEIRSTIRVLARRIKSNPCLIGEPGIGKTAIIEGVAQRIIDDDVPSILFGSKLFSLDLAALTAGAKYKGDYEERLKGVLKEVEESKTLIILFIDEIHMLMGNGKDDAANILKPALSRGHLKVIGATTNNEYRSIVEKDGAFERRFQKIDVQEPTTRQTVAILRGLQQKYEIHHGVRILDSALVTASQLAKRYLPYRRLPDSALDLVDISCAGVAVARDSKPEELDSKERALQLLQVEIKALERDEEADPTTKERLQQARQREASLQEELEPLRQRYNEERKGHEELTKAKKKLEELENKAADAERRYDTATAADLRYFAIPDLKNQIEVLENQVLEEESRAGSGAMVQNVVDSDTIAETAARLTGIPVNKLTESENEKLIHMERELSSEVVGQSEAIKAVSNAVRLSRSGLSNPRQPASFLFLGLSGSGKTELAKRIAAFLFNDSDAMIRVDCSELSEKYSVSKLLGTTAGYVGYEEGGFLTNQLQRRPYSVLLFDEVEKAHPDVLTVMLQMLDDGRLTSGQGKTIDCSNCIIIMTSNLGATFISSQSGSRIEESTKNLVMGAVKQHFRPEFLNRISSIVVFNKLSPKAIHRIVDIRLKEIEDRFEENDKHYKLDLTPEAKNYLARNGYSEDMGARPLNRLIQNEILNRMAMRILKGQIKDKETVRVVLKHNENPDMEEPDQLDVLPNHQSSDADMDVDNDWDEDLDDSVTDATPLD